The genomic segment ACATTTTGGTCGTTACAAACATTATATGatatatcatattttattattattctcgTCTTTCAATATCATGTTACTCTTTACCATTTGTTACATCACAAGGATGAGGAAGATGTAACATGAATAACAAAAAAATGATAGATAAGAATAAACAAGATGGTTTGGTAAATTGTATagtttttgatatgattttaataagatcGATTAAATTTGTATATTGGAATGTAATATCCAAATTATCTTGAAAAATTACAATTGCTATGTAATAAGCCCTAAACCAAGGTAATGTTCAAATTTTTTGGTAACTTAAATTGTCATTTTAAATATCTAGACGCATATATTATATCCATGGTTGGttcaattaaaaaaatgattagTAAGTTTAAAAAATGAAAGTAAATTAGAAAAtatgtataattttaataattatgttttgtatctttaaaaaaatcatgtttttttttttcgaaatccTAATCTAGGGGGTGGGGGAGGGATCGAACTCTTGTCATTTTCATGAAGACTGAAGAGTACAAGTGAAAACCAATGGGCCACTCTCCTggtcaaaaaaaaatatttatgttttgattgaTTATTTAATGATAAGTTTTGGTCGAAACACAAattcttaaaataatatttgatatctCAATTTTTACGTATTTAAATTATAAGTTttgtaaaaattataataatattcgAATAATTAATTCTTAAGATGGACATTGTTTTAACAAGTTTTTTGAAGTAAATTTCATGTCGACTTCTCTGCATGGACACCAGGACATCTATGTAACCTTTCACTGggttaaaaaaattatcaagTTGAGATTGTGAGATGATGCTTTGTAGTTTGTACtgagatatatatatttataacagGCTCATAGGATATTGCTCGACTATTAATACAAATTGGGTGTAATCCAATACCAATCCTGGGATATACAACACCTACGTCATTCATTTATCTCATCTCATAAACAAAACGATGCAATATGTATAAACACCACTATATCTGCCACCAACGAAATTCAGGTTTATATGTAATTATATCGCGAATTTGCGTCTGATATGGTTAATCTTGACCAACATTAAGCTTCTTTTGAGAGTTTGATTCATTTGATTGTGCTAATTAATCGACTGTAGGTAAATATCATAGTGATTACTTATATCTTCAAGTTAATTAAGAAATCATTATAGAAATCAGTCGCCCATTATTGCATGATATCTTTGACCATGTATAGCCTCTGTCGTCCTTACATGTATAAATACCACCACTCCTGTCACCAACGAAATTCAGGTTTATTAGTGAAAACATATATATGCATTGCAGGTTTATTAGTGAAAATCATTATAGAAATCAGTTGCCCATGCATCGCTCGGAGCACATATCCACATGATATATATTGTTTTTTGTTACATTGCATAATTTAATGGGGAATTTCATAAACAATTATGGTAGGAATGTTCCTGTGTTGGGTGCCATTTTGTTCATTCTTAGTTTGAATAATATTCCATTAGCAATTAGCATGGATGAAACAGTTCCTTTTGGCGTGAATTACTCTCCAACTTGGGGAGGCAACCATCTTACCATTCTTGACCATGGAAAACAAGTTCAACTTTTGTTAGACGAACACTCGGGTTTTCACCTAATTTCATAGTCTGTTTACAAACAAAACGCGATAAATATATTGATGAATTTCAGTCCATGCATCTCATCGCATTGCAGTGTGTTGCAGGAGCGGGATTCAATTCAAAGAAGAAATATGGTTCTGGAATTTTTAGAATGAAGATGAAGATGCCAGACAAAAAGGACAAAGGAGTACTCACAACTTTCTACGTATGTATCGATAAATACATGTAGTAAATGCAATATCTGCGTATGATCATGAAGAAAAACTGATGAATATATAGGCTTTGATACATATATGCATGGTATATCATTGCAGCTGACTGCGGTGCCAATCGGCCAACGAATTGGAGACCGTCACGATGAGGTCGATATCGAGTTCTTGGGAGGCGATGGGAAGCAATTCATTTTAAGTACAAATGTGTTTGCAAATGACTCCGGATGTAGAGAGCAACAATTTGCGCTTTGGTTCGATCCAACGGAGGATTTTCACATCTATGAGATACTATGGAACCAACACCAAATAGCCTTCTTTGTGGACAAAATACCAATAAGGGTGTACAAGAACTTGAAGGCAGAGATAGGATCGAATTATCCATCAGATCCGATGCACGTAGAAACAAGCATATGGAATTGTACAGCTTGGCAAGGACCAGTTGATTGGAGCCAAGGACCTTTTTCGGCCAACTATCGCGGATTCGGGATCGATGCATGCGAGCATGACCCTTCTAATGCCCAGGAATGCAATTCTCCAAAGTATTATTGGAATGCGCCGAGATATTGGCAACTCAGTGATGCTCAAAAATTATTTCTTATTGGACATGTGAGGAGGAATTACATGGTCTATGACTATTGTGCCGACAAGAACAAACACTTCATAGAGTGCCAGCCTGCCTGACCTAAAAAAGTATACCCTTGGTTTTAATTTGGTGTAATAAATAATGAAAGTATGATATAAATGTTTCTTGTTACAGAcccttcatttttttttcatatcaCAAATATTTCTCACGTGTATAATTTAATAACATTTATAGACTATATTCTAGTCACGTTTACCCTCGGTTTTATGCCTGCTTTTTCAAAACAGAGTTTAAAAtactattaattttaatttttcacttgatgaaattAAGTCTAACTtgtttttctcattttcttctttcCCAACGAGAAAATGCGTATATATTATTCTCATACGACTTCCAGGCTCATTTTACTCCACGCGGTGTACAAACGCGACTTTAGGGTTTCGCTTATGTCGCGCTTAATAGATTGAAGTCCCgtcaattatttattatttgtcaATGAGAAAATGAAGGAGACCACACGCAGGAATGGAGAAGAAAGACAAACGCCTCTTGTTCGACCGCCGCTACGGTTGGGTGTAAGCATCATGCTTCCATTCTTATCCATTTTTCTGAATTTGAAAATTGAATTGGATCGGATGTAGGTTTGATGAATGGAAAGAGCCGTCGGAAGAAGCCTTATCCGGTGGCCGCGGGATGTATGCGTTTCATTTCTTCCTCAAAGATCTGcgatttataggcttccctcctTTACTAATTTCTCTCCCGTTTTCCATTTCGAAGGTTCTGCATTCTGCCCCTGACTAAGGCGTTGCTTCAGAAGTCATCGGAATCGGTAAACCCTCAATTCCGACTGTCAAATAAATAGTAAATAGAAACTTAAGCCACTCGGTCCGACTTACGAATCCCCAATTGCAGTGTTACAAACTTCTGTTAATTGATGTTTTCTGTGTTCTCAGATTAACTTTGTGGCAAGTTCCATGTTGAAAGTCATGGAAACACCAGAGTTGATCTCACCTAAAGTTGTTCAATCTACCGTGACTCATCACGTGCATAACATCGCATCCTCGATCGAGAAAATAGAATTTAGTTTGAGGGAGGCATCCACTCGTAGGCGTGAAGAAAATTGACAATCCGGCGTGTCGAATAAGATCGACACGAACACCTTCAGTTTGTCTTCGTCCATACGTGCATGTTTGCTGTTGCTAAATCATCGTTACTGCAGAATAAAGGCCAGCAGTAGTTTTCGCTACATGTATTAGTTACAGATTTTGCGAAGTAATACAGCATAGTCGTATTGTCAATTTGTCACAGAAGAAGCTAACCCATTTGATGGCACAGGACTCCAACATAATTCAGTATACAACGTGAGTCAGATTTACAAAAGAAAAGTAAAGAAATGGTTAAAAAATGAAATAGAAGATCGGAGTGAGTTGACATATATGCATGTCACTCGGATATTCACAATTTGAGATGAATGCTGACATCAGGGCTCTTCATCTACAAGAATGGTGGATTCGTTACCAGTCCCAAGCTCCATGAGAGATTTCATGTCATCATTAAGCAATGTAGGTAAAGGAGAACCCTGTGAAATAAAACCACGAGGATAGAAATTGCAGTGGTCAAGAAAGTAACGAGATTCGGAGAAAGTCTGGTGAAGGAAAAGAAGATATCCGCCCCTTCTTGGAGAAACAAGACGGGCTTCACCGATTTTAACTTGAAGAAACTCTCACACAAATTCTTAAGCTTTCCAACCTACGCAACCATGTTGACGCATTTATATTTGAAAAAGGCCATCAAAATAATCAGCTTTGGGATATGGCAGGTAGATGCATAACCGTTGTAGTTGCTGGTAACTTTTTCACAAGGACGGGTTTTTCACCCATAGAAGCTCCAATGCATCTCAAAGAAATCGCTGCATGGACAAGTCTA from the Primulina eburnea isolate SZY01 chromosome 3, ASM2296580v1, whole genome shotgun sequence genome contains:
- the LOC140825632 gene encoding xyloglucan endotransglucosylase/hydrolase protein 2-like; its protein translation is MGNFINNYGRNVPVLGAILFILSLNNIPLAISMDETVPFGVNYSPTWGGNHLTILDHGKQVQLLLDEHSGAGFNSKKKYGSGIFRMKMKMPDKKDKGVLTTFYLTAVPIGQRIGDRHDEVDIEFLGGDGKQFILSTNVFANDSGCREQQFALWFDPTEDFHIYEILWNQHQIAFFVDKIPIRVYKNLKAEIGSNYPSDPMHVETSIWNCTAWQGPVDWSQGPFSANYRGFGIDACEHDPSNAQECNSPKYYWNAPRYWQLSDAQKLFLIGHVRRNYMVYDYCADKNKHFIECQPA
- the LOC140825633 gene encoding uncharacterized protein isoform X1, which codes for MKETTRRNGEERQTPLVRPPLRFDEWKEPSEEALSGGRGMFCILPLTKALLQKSSESINFVASSMLKVMETPELISPKVVQSTVTHHVHNIASSIEKIEFSLREASTRRREEN
- the LOC140825633 gene encoding uncharacterized protein isoform X2 — encoded protein: MEKKDKRLLFDRRYGWVFDEWKEPSEEALSGGRGMFCILPLTKALLQKSSESINFVASSMLKVMETPELISPKVVQSTVTHHVHNIASSIEKIEFSLREASTRRREEN